In a single window of the Lates calcarifer isolate ASB-BC8 linkage group LG1, TLL_Latcal_v3, whole genome shotgun sequence genome:
- the casq2 gene encoding LOW QUALITY PROTEIN: calsequestrin-2 (The sequence of the model RefSeq protein was modified relative to this genomic sequence to represent the inferred CDS: deleted 1 base in 1 codon), producing the protein MLSLWLFLFPCLSLVPLAPAEKGLEFPKYDGKDRVLDINDKNYKKALKKYSMLCLFYHEPIPDSKELQKQHQMTELVLELAAQVMEEKDIGFGMVDSHKDAKVAKKLSLEEEGSVYVFKADRVIEFDGLLSANTLVEFLLDLLEEPVEVIGNALELRAFDRMEEEIRLIGYFKSEDSEHYEAFKEAAEQFQPYIKFFATFEKSVAKELTLKLNEVDFYEPFMEEPVTIPGKPHSEEELVEFITEHRRPTLRKLRAEDMFETWEDDIEGIHIVAFAEEEDPDGYEFLEILKEVARDNTHLPDLSIVWIDPDDFPLLIPYWEKTFKVDLFRPQIGVVNVTDADSVWMEMEDEEDLPSAQELEDWIEDVLSGKVNTEDDDEMMNDDDDDDDDDDNDDDDDNDDDDDDDDDDDGDEDDDEEDDEDDDDDDDDE; encoded by the exons ATGCTCTCCCTGTGGTTGTTCCTATTCCCTTGCCTGAGCCTTGTGCCTCTGGCCCCGGCTGAGAAGGGCCTGGAGTTCCCAAAGTATGATGGGAAGGACCGTGTCCTGGACATCAATGACAAAAACTACAAGAAAGCCTTGAAGAAGTACAGCATGCTTTGCCTGTTCTACCATGAGCCCATACCAGACAGCAAGGAGCTACAGAAACAACACCAGATGACTGAGCTGGTGCTGGAG CTTGCAGCTCAGGTTATGGAAGAGAAGGACATTGGATTTGGAATGGTCGACTCACACAAAGATGCAAAAGTGGCAAAGAAGCTCA GTTTGGAAGAGGAAGGCAGTGTATACGTCTTTAAGGCGGATCGGGTGATTGAGTTTGATGGCTTGCTCTCTGCTAACACCCTGGTTGAGTTTTTGTTGGAT CTACTGGAGGAACCAGTGGAGGTGATAGGAAATGCTTTGGAGCTGAGAGCCTTTGAtaggatggaggaggagatcCGCCTCATCGGTTACTTCAAGAGCGAAGACTCTGAGC ACTATGAAGCATTTAAAGAAGCTGCAGAGCAGTTTCAGCCCTACATCAAGTTCTTTGCCACATTTGAGAAGTCT GTGGCCAAGGAGTTGACTCTGAAGCTGAACGAGGTGGATTTCTATGAACCCTTCATGGAGGAGCCTGTCACCATCCCAGGCAAACCTCACtctgaggaggagctggtggaaTTCATAACAGAACACAGACG ACCAACTCTGAGAAAGCTGCGTGCAGAAGATATGTTTGAAACCTGG gAGGATGATATCGAGGGCATCCACATTGTGGCTtttgcagaggaggaggatccTG ATGGCTATGAGTTCTTGGAGATCCTGAAGGAGGTGGCCAGGGACAACACTCACCTTCCTGACCTCAGCATCGTCTGGATTGACCCTGATGACTTTCCCCTG CTGATCCCCTACTGGGAGAAGACCTTCAAGGTGGACCTGTTCAGACCACAGATTGGAGTAGTCAATGTTACAGAT gCCGACAGCGTGTGGATGGAGATGGAAGATGAGGAGGATCTGCCCAGCGCACAGGAGTTGGAAGACTGGATCGAAGATGTGCTCTCTGGCAAAGTCAAtactgaggatgatgatgaa atgatgaatgatgatgatgacgatgacgacgatgatgataatgatgatgacgatgacaatgatgatgatgatgatgatgatgatgatgatgatggtgatgaagatgatgatgaagaagatgacgaagatgacgatgatgatgacgatgatgagtAA
- the LOC108901572 gene encoding potassium voltage-gated channel subfamily E member 2 codes for MWSSKTWQKISISDWSNLTLHLEESLTSALGHYLDNWRRNVTAAANALDKTLAEENVRDVIWYLAVMIGMFAFIIVAILVSTVKSKRREHSDDPYHQYIKEDCE; via the exons ATGTGGTCTTCGAAAACGTGGCAGAAG ATAAGTATCTCTGATTGGTCCAACCTGACCCTTCATCTGGAGGAGTCCCTGACCAGTGCTTTGGGCCACTATCTTGACAACTGGAGGCGTAATGTGACAGCTGCAGCCAACGCTTTAGACAAGACACTGGCTGAGGAGAACGTCAGGGACGTCATCTGGTATCTGGCAGTGATGATCGGCATGTTTGCCTTCATTATTGTGGCCATACTGGTGAGCACAGTCAAATCCAAGAGGAGGGAGCACTCTGATGACCCCTACCACCAATACATCAAGGAGGACTGTGAGTGA